The window AGGATGATGATATTCATCAAGCCTTAGATAAATTTAAGGCAGTGAATTTGATGAGTTTGCCAGTTGTAAATAATCAGAATCACTTGGTTGGGACACTCGCTTTATATGAAGTAGTCGAGTGGTTTAAAAATGCCACGGATCCACGAAACTCTTGGCAGCATTACGTCAAACAAATTATGAGTCGACGTGTAGTAACGGTAGATCCAATGCAACCCATTCAGGATTTGGTACCTTATTTTGTTGAGAAATCATTTAATTATATTCCTGTGATTGAACAACAGTGTTTAGTCGGGATGATTAGTCGTGCGGACATGATTGCTGCTTTGCAACAACGATTAAGTCAATAAACTGATGAGCAAAAAAAAGCTACGGTTGTATTAGGGGTAAACTCAACCGTAGCGACCAAAATGGATAAGAGGGATTAGTGGTTCATATTTTTCTCATCATAAATCGTTTTTACAGGTTGTTGATAACCTTGAATATGTGTGGCGTGTGTATCCTGCTTTTTTGGAATAACCAGCCATAAAATGAGGTAGACCAAAATACCTGGAAATGCTGCACTCATAATCGAGATCACAACAAAAATTAGACGTAGTAAATTTGCATTCCAACCAAATCGTTCAGCAATACCGCCCATTACACCTGCGATCATGCTTTTTTGGTTTGAGCGATATAAACCAGGATTGGTCATTGAACTTCTCTCCTTAACTAAATGAAAGGTCAGTGAAAAATAAGTTTTTAACTTGTTGTTTACCGATAATTATGAGATAGGGGCAGTTCAAATAATTTAAAGTTTAAATAGGCGAGAAATTAGTTACGATGTGTAATTTCTTGCTGGAAAAAAAGACAGTATCGCCTAAAATGCACCGACTTAATGCATGTCGTTTTACCTCATGCTAAGGTTTTATCGTTTTGCATGGATACGAATTGATTCAAAGAGTTCGTATATTAATGTGGTTGATACACGCTAACATATTCCAAGTATGTAGGCTGATTACACGATAATCATGTTGATGTTAGAGATTTGTGGATATGCAGTTTAGGTTGTCCTTCCCGCATTTTAGTGTAGGAGTTTTATTGGTTCTAGGTTTGAGTGCTTGTGATAATCACCATCCTGAACCGACTCAACAAACTCCAATACAACCGAATCAAGATATGAAAGTTGTAGATGAGCAACCATCGGCGGCGGATGAGGGTGTGTCTTTAACTAAGATAGCGGGACAAGCATCGTTACCTTATTCGGGGAGTCGGGCACGCAATTTGACTCAACCTTCGGAAGCAAGTTTAGCTTATGTCGGGCGCTATCACGCTCGTATCCCATGTTCTGATCCTTTTGCCGGTTGTGTGAATCAAGAAAATGAAGCTGAGTATATTCTCAATCTGCTTGAGGATGGTTCAGTTTATTGGACGAATACTAGTTTTGGTCGCCTTGGTATGGATCCTTCACGTAATGTCGCTAAAATAGAGCAGATGTGTAATCAAGTGCAATGGTATGCACATGAAGAGCAGAATGAAATAATGGTGCGTTGCGACGCTGCAAATATTAATTTGTATTATCAGATTGATCGGAATCAGGATTTGGTTCTAGATTTAGATAAATTGTGGCATGGGAATAATGGTGAGAATCAAGCATTCTTTAAAGAATACCCATTTCCTAAAAAAGCCTATGTCTTTAAAAAAGTCGATTAGACATAAAAAAGAGCGCTTAAAGCGCTCTTTTTTTACAGTTTCGATTAGTAATCGAAACTGAAATGTTCTGGTGCAAGAGATGTCAAGGTGCGTGACGGTGTAACCATTGATTCAGCATGACCTTGAGCGCGTGGTAATAAACGGTCAAAGTAGAAGTCTGCAACTTTAATTTTTGCTTTATAGAACTCAGGCGTTTCGATACCATTGCCAGCTTCTAATTTCTCAGAAGCAATTACTGCTTGTTGAGCCCAGAAGTAAGCCATCATCACATAACCAGAGAACATCAAGAAATCTACTGAAGCAGAAGACACGATGTCACGGTCTTTACGTGCAGCAAGCATGATACGAACAGTTAAGGTATTCCACTGTGCACATAGCTTAGTTAAGTCCCATGCAAAACGACGTAAGTATTTATTACGTGCATGCGTTGCACAGAACTTTAAGATTTCAGCAGTGTAGTCACGAACGACTTTACCTTTAGAGCTCAAAAGTACTTTACGGCCGATGAGGTCTAGTGCTTGGATACCCGTTGTACCTTCATACAACGTTGAGATACGAGCATCGCGTGCGATTTGTTCCATACCCCATTCACGGATATAACCATGACCACCGTAAACTTGCATACCATGGTTTGCTGCTTCTAAACCAAGTTCAGTTAAGAAACCTTTAAGAATTGGTGTATAGAAGCCAAGCTTGTCATCATATTCTTCAAATTTAGCTTGATCGCCATTTGCTAAAGCATCAGACATTTTGTCTGCAAGTTTTGCAGCATGGTAGATCATTGAGCGACCACCTTCAGCAATTGCTTTTTGAGTTAATAGCATACGACGTACATCTGCATGGTGAATAATCGCATCACCTACGCGCTCAGGTTCTTTCTTACCCGAAAGAGCACGCATTGACATACGGTCTTTTGCATAAGGTAAAGCACCTTGGAAAGATAATTCAGCGTGTGCGATACCTTGAACAGCAGTACCGATACGAGCAGTATTCATAAAGGTAAACATTGCATGTAAACCTTTGTTGATTTCGCCAATCAAGTAACCTGTTGCATTATCAAAGTTTAATACGGCAGTTGCAGATGCTTTGATCCCCATCTTGTGTTCGATCGAACCACAAGAAACCGTATTGCGTTCACCTACACCGCCATCAGCAGTCGGGATGAATTTAGGTACGATGAATAAAGAAATACCACGTGTACCAGCTGGTGCGTCTGGAAGACGAGCAAGTACGATATGGATGATGTTCTCAGTTAAATCATGCTCACCTGCAGAGATGAAGATTTTAGTACCAGAGATTTTATAAGTGCCGTCAGCAGCAGGTTCTGCTTTAGTTTTTACTTGACCTAAGTCAGTACCACATTGAGGCTCGGTTAAGCACATTGTGCCAGACCAAGTACCTTCAACAAGTTTAGGCATATAGGTGTTTTTTTGTTCATCTGTACCAAATTGCATGATGGTATTCATACAACCTGTACTTAAACCTGGATACATGGTGAATGACCAGTTGGCAGTACCCATCATTTCAGATTTAATGAGGTTCAAAGACATTGGTAAGCCTTGGCCACCAAATTCTTCAGGATAAGAAAGACCTTGCCAGCCGCCCATAACAAATTGGTCATATGCTTCTTTAAAACCTTTAGGCGTCGTGACTTCACCATTGTTGAATGTGCAGCCTTCTTCATCACCAGATTGGTTAAGTGGAGAAAGCACATTTTCGCAATAATCTGCTGCACCTTCCAAAATCATATCTACAGTTTCAGCATCCGCATTTTGACCACTTGTCAAAGTTTGGTAATGTGCTGGATAATCTAACATTTCGTTCATCAAGAAACGAACATCACGGAGCGGGGCTTTATATGCTGGCATAATCTTAATCCTGTATTTGAATCATTTTGGATTATCTGTTTCGATAATTTAGATTATTCACAATGGTAATCAAAATACATTGATAAGCCCAGTAGAAAAAAATGTCAGAAAAGCGAATTTTGTAAGGCTTTGATTCGTGAGCTAGTCCTTTTTTTATTTGATTTTTAAACGTAAGTCTACAATAGGAATAGGTCGTTTTTTTATTGAAAATATAATGATATAAGGGTGATTGGTAAAACTATGCGTTTAAAATATTTAACTTTATGCTTATTGGGGTTAAGTCTGTCAGCTTGTTCACAGCATGTCATTAAAACCAATACTGCTCAGATGGGGTTGGAGCAAAAAGCGATTAATAGCATCAATGCAATGTATGAATATCCAAGTTATGATTATCGTGGAAAGTTTAATATCAATGTTGAGCAGGATCGTGATCAATCAAGCAATTCAAAAACTAAAACAACCTTAGATGCTGGGGTGAAGCAAAAAGTCGATCAGTACTTACGAGAGCAGAAAGTCAAACTGAATCAACAGCAAAAACAAGCGTTATATGATGCAATGGCACAAGACAATAGTTCCTATGGTCAAGCCAAAGTGGATAAGGTCATTCATGGAATGGCGACGATCTTGAATGATATGCAGTTTGAATACGATGGTTCCGTGCATTATCGTCAAAAAATAGGCTCGTTTAATTTAACCGCAAGATATGAAAAACCGACGTTATTGGTACAAGCTAAAGTACCCATGGTATTGGATTTGAATGAGCATAAGTTCTATGTCAATTACTTTGGTTTGATGCCGTATTTGGTGAATAAAGAAAATCAGAATAATTTAGCTTATTTTGATTTTTCTAAGTATCAAAGCTTGATTAAACAAGTCGATTATAAGAAGTTTGTTGAGTATCTCAAAGCATCAAGTGGTGTATTTTATCGTTTAGCTGACTCGCAAAATATCCATACTTTACCTGTGTCATCTGCAGAGCGCACCGCGGGTGTCGTTGAAAAAATTCGTTTAAAAACCACTATTGAAGAGGCGATCTTACAGTCAACTTTATATGGTAAGGTCAATGAAAAATATTTAATGCAAGGCATTTTAAATATTAATGAACAGAGCCTAGAAAAATTGATTGCAGATGAAGTTGATGCGCAAAGTAAGAGTAGAACAGGATCTTCTAAAAATACTAAAGCTTCCTCGAATGATGCGAGTGTGGTAAGTCAGCAATTGTATCAATTAGTCAATCAACACTTTGGTGTTGAGGGGGAGGAGGATACCTATGGTTCTGTATCCGATGAAGTGTCTGTTGCTGCTTTAGAAGCAATGGCCGCAGCGGAAGCAAACAACGCTACAGCGAGGGAAAGTAAATATAATAGCAGTGATGCAACCAGTGAAGTAAATCTCGAAGCAATAATGGCAGCGGCCGATGCACCTCAAACTGTTGCTAGGGACGATGATGTGGAAGCTACTGATGAAAATGGCTTAAGTCGTGAGCAGTGTGGTTCTTTATTATCAAATCCAAAAATCATCTATGGTGATGCTCAGTATTGCCAAAGTATGCATGGCATTGATGTGTTTCATCCAACACAGCCCAACACCTCTGATTTAGTTTCCTATATTGCAAAATTAAGTGCTTTAGAAGAATTATTTTCTGTCTATAACCAAGCGCAGTTTATTGATGATCATGCATTCAAAACACTATGGATGAAACACCAAACTGAAATTAATCAAGCTTTACCTGCGAAGGATAAACGCAATCCATTGATCATGGATATTAGTTTGGATGAAAAAGGACGCGCGATTAATTATGACTATGATCTAAATTACACCTCTCCAGAATTGCGATCACGTGTGAACATTAAAGCGGATATGCAAGTTTTGAATTATGGGAAAGGCACACCAATTGACCGGGCGCAATTAAAGCGTGCGAGAACATGGTCAGAAGTGAGTAAGGGGTCGATGTTAGAGCAAACGATTGAACGTTTTTCTGAAAAAATGGGACAGTCGGGGATTGTAGAGCGCGAAGCTCAACCTTATACCTTGTCTTTAGATGATCAACTGAAAGAGATTGCTGCACAACGTTATGATGCAACTCGTTCTTATGAGCAAACGTATAAAGCCATATTTATTACTAAATTAACAGAAAGCTCGCCACAGATTGTACAGCGTTATTCAACTCAAGAGTTGCAAGAAATAGCAAGTGTCTATGCGTATTGGTACTCAAGTGAAGAAGTCTATAATCCAAAGGGTGCAGCACTCAAAACGATAGAAGCATTGCAGAAGAAACATCATTTAGAAGACGATGAACAGTTCAATCATCCTTTGGGGGAAGCTGTGTATCGTATTGTGAGTTATGCGATGCGTAGTGACCAAGATCGCCAGGCATGGAAAAAGTTGCAAGCACAATATAAACAGCCGCAGCAGTTATTTGCTAAACAATATCAAATTCAATTTGAACGTGAGAATGGTGCCTCAAGTGAGGAGAAAATCTTGCTAGAGCAAACTGCAAATATTTTAGGACAAGTTTATGTGGCAGCACGTCATAACAAGTTGACTCTGAAAACAATTCAAAACTTAAAGGTTGAACATGAAGCATTTATTGATTATGAAATCTTTAAAGATGTTTATCAAAAGATGCTGAGTCCGAAATAGGATATTTATGTTATACAAAGAACTGAGCTGCTTTCGGGTAGCTCAGTTCTTTTTGTTATATATCATGGCACTTAATGTTAAAGTATCACATAAGTATTAAAAATGTCCTTCGGGGGTGTCATGAAAAAACAATCTTTAACGCTGTCAATGGCGTTGCTAGGACTTATAGGGTGTGCGCATCAGCCAGTGCAACAGGCTCAATCTCTGCCTTTAAATCAACAGGTTTATCAAGCCTATGAAACTTTAACAAGCAAACAACCTTATGCATTTTCAGCCAAGATGAGTTTTGATGTGGGTATGGCACCTTCTTCTACTCAAAAAGCCAAGGTGCCTCTCACTCAACCTGAAAAATTATTACAACAACTTTTAACGGAGCAAAAGCAATTAAAACCTGAACAGCGACAATGGATGCAAGAGGGCTTAGAGAAACACGATTACCGTTCCAACCCGAATAAAGCCAAAAGAGATCAGCAAGTTGGTCAATTGGTGACAGCATTATTGCAACGTTATTACTATACGATAGATGGGGTGGTTGATTTAAAGCGTGGTCAAATGAGCATGACACCTACGTTAGGTTACCAAACCAACAATCTTGAGGCACATATTAAAGTTCCTTTGGCGATCGATCTTAAGCAAGCACGTTTATATGCCGATGTTTCTGCGTTGTCGCCGTTGTTGACAGATGTGCACTATGATAATCGTTATGTATTTTTTGATTTTAAAGAATTTTTAAGATCCCGTGATGCTGATCTCCAACCAGCACTGCAGTTTCTAAAAGACTTAGTGTTGGTCAAT is drawn from Acinetobacter suaedae and contains these coding sequences:
- a CDS encoding PspC domain-containing protein — translated: MTNPGLYRSNQKSMIAGVMGGIAERFGWNANLLRLIFVVISIMSAAFPGILVYLILWLVIPKKQDTHATHIQGYQQPVKTIYDEKNMNH
- a CDS encoding acyl-CoA dehydrogenase C-terminal domain-containing protein, which gives rise to MPAYKAPLRDVRFLMNEMLDYPAHYQTLTSGQNADAETVDMILEGAADYCENVLSPLNQSGDEEGCTFNNGEVTTPKGFKEAYDQFVMGGWQGLSYPEEFGGQGLPMSLNLIKSEMMGTANWSFTMYPGLSTGCMNTIMQFGTDEQKNTYMPKLVEGTWSGTMCLTEPQCGTDLGQVKTKAEPAADGTYKISGTKIFISAGEHDLTENIIHIVLARLPDAPAGTRGISLFIVPKFIPTADGGVGERNTVSCGSIEHKMGIKASATAVLNFDNATGYLIGEINKGLHAMFTFMNTARIGTAVQGIAHAELSFQGALPYAKDRMSMRALSGKKEPERVGDAIIHHADVRRMLLTQKAIAEGGRSMIYHAAKLADKMSDALANGDQAKFEEYDDKLGFYTPILKGFLTELGLEAANHGMQVYGGHGYIREWGMEQIARDARISTLYEGTTGIQALDLIGRKVLLSSKGKVVRDYTAEILKFCATHARNKYLRRFAWDLTKLCAQWNTLTVRIMLAARKDRDIVSSASVDFLMFSGYVMMAYFWAQQAVIASEKLEAGNGIETPEFYKAKIKVADFYFDRLLPRAQGHAESMVTPSRTLTSLAPEHFSFDY